In Channa argus isolate prfri chromosome 15, Channa argus male v1.0, whole genome shotgun sequence, the DNA window AGAAAAAGCAACATGACAATGGCCCCATGAGGCGTCTTTTTTACATATGCAAAGTACTGTATATCAAGTGCGAAAGTAGAACTCGAGGCAAATGAAGACAGAAACAGCTGTGTGCCATGATATGTTCATTAAGCATGAAAAAAAGCTGGTCATATGTGGCAACCTCCAGATGTAGGCACTGAAGTGTGCATGAAGAGGAACAATGGTGTGTGCCTAAAGACTGGGTTTATGAAAACTGCAGAGCATTAAAGGACTTCACATTTCACAGAAATTCAGtatattgaaaaaacaaattgactCCTAAATGAATTTAGTGCTTTAAGGCAAAGAATAGACAAATCCATATggattaaataaacagaaatgcatttaaaaaaaaaaacattaatgaaaaagGCCGAGAGAAATTGTTACAAATCTTTTATTAAGATATTCattatttaatccattttgacattttctctatgattggtatttatttattttacagttgttaATGTGCAATTATCTTTGATAATGTCAGGTCACAGTTACAGGGCTTTCACAAAGTTATTGGCACTtggaacacagagaaaaataggATGAGCAGTACAGGAGGTTCACTGGTGCTACAGGGTTACAGAGGGCGGGGACGAGGGGGCGAAGACATGGGCAGACCAATTACTGCACAGGCTGTGAAGAAGCGCCATTTCTCGGTAGATATATACCTCATGCTGTGAGTGCACAACAAACAATCTGAcctctatgtgtgtgtctatatataatatacagtatttatctaTACAGTTATATaatcatatttatatatgtacTGTTTAGTGACGAATGGTTCCCCGTGCCGTGCCACACCTTATCCATTCAAGTGTGTAGGTTTATATGTTTTGTGAACTGTAAACACATATGCTGAAGGGGATAGAAATTACAGCTTGCTTAACACattcaggagaaaaaaaaaagaagaaagaaatagaTTTCTACTTTTGAATGCACACAAAGTAAGTCACAGCCACACTTGCACATCTGTTGCATGTGAAGCGCTGTGCAAGCAGGTTGTGACAGAGGGACTTttttttggacatcagagaacTTGATGTTGATAAGAAGAGGTAAACACACTGCATCCGTGGTTATTTCTAATTAGCCGCTTCAACTAACTGCAACTTGGGCCGTAAAACAGTGTTTCACAGCGAGGCTCATGAGGCACAGCGGAGGGATAATCGGACTTTTGTCTGTGGCGCAGTGTGGACGTCTCTGCCCTTGGGTTGGGCTGCTCTTGCTGTGAACAGAGACTAACATGGCTTCCTTGGAATCAATGCTGATTCACTGATGACATTTCAGCTTCAGTCAGTGACTCAGAATGAGTAAAAGTTTTTAGTAGGTACATTTGAAGCACAGTGACCGTTAGAAGCTAAATTAAGCCCTTGTTGCTTCTTGCTCCACATCACTCGTTTCtattttcatcttcttttctttttgcttgttttctatGGTTCAGTCACCGGTCTGTTTGATTAATACACATCTGAGGGACATAATTCTGGcctcattttatttcttattctttGATTGGATTGGATGTCCTCAAACCCCTCACATTAAATGGAGAGGTCCTTGccactgaacacaaacacatatctcAGTTCTTTAACTCTGTATTCACAGCGATTATTTAGCAAtctggttttaaagttttaaaccttaaaatttggattaaaaacagttttttcatcatttaattTGAATCTAAAATGACATTATGTAGCATCATGTGATGTCCCAGTAAACAATTTCATTGATTCAGACAACTTAATCCAATAATCATACTTAAGACCAACTTTAATTATTCTCATAATTTAAAACAGTAGTGTTGATATGTAGACTGTGGGGCCTATTGTTAAAACCAGCTGAAACCCAATATCCAAATGAAGCAGACCCAATATAATTCAAATGAAAACACCTAAAACCGCTGCTTTGCCTCTTTCTGTAACACATGAATAAACTTGTGGAAGTGAAACATGACCCCAGCTGCATGAAAGACAGGAAGCACAACAGTCTTCAAAGATATTGAGGAGGTAAGTGGGGAGTGCTCGTGTCGCATCTACAGTCAAATGCAAAACTGAGGTTTTGTTGTCTTTACCCTTCCTGAATACTTACAAGGTACTGCATTTTTGTtctgtcaaaacacacacacccacacccacgcacaaacacacacacacacacacacacacacaaacctcctgATCAAAGCACCTAAGTAAACTCTTAAAACTTtcaaacaataatgaaaataggTTTATCTGCATCTGTCATGTTTCTAGATATTTCTTCAGTAACATCGACTGAACTACCTTGAGGAAGCGTAAGAAGCATTTCCGTTCAGGTTTGACATTATACCAGTCTTCAGAAAAATAGAACTTCttcagaaggaaaaagaaatcagaTATCTGAGTTATCCCTGTACTGAATGCTACTCTGAGGTCATCATGCGTGGTCAACAAAGGCTTCTGGCAAACATTAActtcacaaaaataataaaacaaaacaaagatcaGTTGTTGAGATTTTATCATTGAATGCATCCAGCAACAGAAAGGAAGAACACTTGGGCTTTAACTCAACAGTCTTCTTGGATATTTACAGTAGGCATTTGTGCCGCTTTCTGAACAAGAAACACAGGCAGACATGGAAAAAAAGGGGGTGACTGCTAAACACCAGTTCCTCAAAAGGTGCATGAACCAGTGGTTCTTCTCATTAAGGTGCAGAAACCTTCACTCTAACCTCACATGGAAGGTGCAAACTCATTTCAAACTCCACAATAAAAACGTTCAGCCGTTTTGAATGTCCATATTAAAAGAGGTGGCGCATCAGATACATGAATAAACTACATACCAAAAAGTCACATCTGTGCAACACTGATTCTCATTCTCTATCCAAGaactatctctctctttctcacacacacacacacacacacaaacacagtaccACAAAACCTTTTTGCTTCAAGAAATACTGCCTCTCTCTTGGCATCACTGTACCCACCAGCCTCCCGCTAACAAATTTCAATTAATATTCCATCCTGATTTAATTTGACTTTGCATTTTCACAAACTGTTCTATAATAACCCAGAAGAAACCAGCCGAGTTATCAGACCAATAAAGCCTTTCAAAGTTCAACAAGTAATCGTCACAAATTGCGGGTCAGTGTTTTAGTGAAGGAGACAAACGTTGCAGGTTCACAACCTGATAACAAGAAATGGTTATCTCACACTAAAAACACACGCAAACCAGTAAAGCCTGCTGAATCAGTCTTATTATTCCTTTGAAGCTAGTGAACAGAGGATGAAATGCTTCAAATTTAGCAGTCCGACTGTTCGTTACATCACTccatattgtaaaataaagacaaaaataactgACTAAGGGTCCTGTGATAAGACTGCgtaataatacttttttttctgcaaaaatagCCCTTTTCCTTTTAGGCAAGACTTCTTTCGATAACACATGAAGATCGAGATTTTAAAACAATCCCTCTGACACGCTTCACTCACACCATTCTAGGCATGGACTTGTATAAATATAGTTGTCTTCTAAAAATATGACCACCTTTGATTACCTGTTGCCCTTCAGCTATCTTTACAATCAGTAAAAAGCTTtccccccccttctctctgcGTCACTTCTCAGTTTACAGACAGGGAGGCTGAAACTTTAGAGAACAGAGAAAGATGAGTAATACAGTATTTCTCTAAGACGCCGCACAGTGGTACACAAGTGAGACTCTCTGGTCTCAAGAAAGGTGACGTGGGGTGAATAACACTCACAGGGTGATGAGTGAAAGATGCAAATGGAGGAAGAACAAGTAGtgttaattcattttaatattgtatcTACTTGAAATTTAGTTCCTTTCCCGAGGCTGGAATAAAAGTTGTCAGGCTTGCATAGAGAAAAATGCCACTGACTCTTACATTCAAAATATTCACCACCTCTACTCCTAACCTGTCCCTACAGTCATCTTATTCCTCCTCAGGCTGCACCGGTAACCCCCCTTCACCATCTGCACGTCAGGGAATGTATTTAATATGCAACAGTGGATGCGCTTACACACCTTAAAAAGACAAGGGGAGGCAGAGGGCAGTTAGGAGGAAACTAAacaccctctctctccctttcctcgACTAATTCCATTGTacagtcataaaacaaaaatttaagtTTTCACGTCCTGGTTACATCAGGGTGTCAACAGATGTTGACCCTAGCAGTGTAGTATAGACAGTCAGATGTGAGAGATCAGCGTGGGCCAAAGAGTGGGGAGGCAAGCAGAACTGGGGAATACTGGTATGTGTGTCACCAAGTATCAACCTTCCCCGAACACAGTGTTCAAAATAACGGTCCTCCGTCCCCACCCACACCGGGTAGGGATTCACCCGAAGACCCGCCCGAATCCATGCCAGCACCGCCGGCAGCATCCAGGGAGGCTGGGTCGAACCCCTGATCCGCTCCCAGGGTGTCGTCCTCCGCCTTGACGCCATCGGGAAGGAAAGCGGAGTAGGCGTCGCTCTCGGCCATGAGTAGCTTCAGTTTGGGGATCCAGCTCTTACGGACCACGCGGCGGGCGTTGGTGCACATGTCGGCTGCGATGGCGTTCATCTCGCTCTCTTTGAAGCTGGTGGCAAAGTTCTGGCAATAAACTGACAGaggaaaaatacaaagtgaGGCTGACTGCAcaggacagaaacagaacaagAACCAAAGAAGCTAAACTTTATCAACAACgggctgtgtctgaaatcatcCCCTGCTCACtagtttgttcattttgtagTAGAGTCCAAAGGTTGAGTGTGTAAATCAATCCAATGTATAGTGCActcaaagtatcccacaatgcaacgcTGAAAGTAGAGTAGATTGCAAAGACACAGCCATTGTCTTGGCctttactatttttatttccataaGAGTTCAATACAAAGTGTATGCTCAGGGGGAATGTTATGCACTTAttaaacaaagtattaagcGTTACTTACTGTGCAGCATAGTGCTCATTCtgtttcactgttgtttttttctttcccactgGGGGAACCTGGCATAGTTTGCTAAAATCTGTCTGACAGCAAATTCCACCAGCTGCTGGTTATAGCTTTACATttgacacacatgcaccaaACAGAAAATTAAGCCATTTCCAAAAACTGTGATACTTCTGCTTTAATCTAAGCAAATTTGACCACCCCTGTGAGGCAGAAGACAAATTTCATAGAACAAGAAATATCTGCAGGGCTCCTGTAGGTCTGCGTACTGAAATGTTAATCGTAATGGTAAATGAAGCAGCTcggagttttttgttttttttttttttttttttttaaacattcccACTGTCTTTCTCATTTCGCTAATGAGATGGGAAATGTGTTCATATTCACAAAGCAACTGCGGACGTCCCTGAGCTATCCAAGAGTCAAATGTTATCAGACTAAACAAAATGCTGTAATTATTCAGCTGCATTCAGTTTGAGGGTGAACGTTGCTATCTAGTGGTCACGTTGGGCCATTACCTTTATTCCCTGAACAACATAAGGGGGCAGTAGGTAGTGACTTATCTACCACCTGACACCAGACTAACATTTAATTAAGAGCCAATCCCTAAATTCAACAACAGTGTTCTTTTATACATGCaccacatacatacatacatatatatatatatatacatatatatacatatatatacatatatatatatatatatatatatatatatatatatatatatatatatatatacatatatatatatatacatatatatatatatatacatatatatatatatatacatatatatatatatatacatatatatatatatatacatatatacatatatatatacatatatatatatatacatatacatatatatatatatacatatatatatatatatatatatatatatatatatatatatatatatatatatatatatatatatatatatatatatatatatatatatatatatatatatatatatatatatatatatatatatatatatatatatatatatatatatatatatatatatatatatatatatatatatatatatatatatatatatatatatatatatatatatatatatatatatgtccaACCTTGCAAGCAAATGCTCAAATTGTTTGGATGCTTGCGGGCAAAAACACCCACAGGCAGAAAAAACATGCCTGCTCACATTTGACCGCATGCAGCACTCTGTTGTCCAGGGGCTTGCGGCTGGGGTCATTGGTGGACGAGCGGATGCCTGTTCCACAACTGTTGGCCAGAGTATTCCTGATccatcaaaaaaagaaaaacacacacacacacacacacagcaatgagTGGCacagaacagaggaaaacaaaaatagttGCTTCATCTCACCTATGCACACGGATAAAAACAATTCTATATTAAAACTAAGTGTTTGCTAACTTTACATGAAACACTTGCAGAAATAGACCCAAACACACAGACGAAGGAACAAACCTGTCAAAGAAGGCAGCCAGCAGCCTCCTCAGCAGCACCTTATGTCTGGTCCCTGCACTCACGTGACAGTTCATTAGCTGGGCTCGTGATATATACACAGAAGTACCTGCAAAGCATCAacatgcaatgaaaaaaaaaaaaaacatgaccaaACGGGACAACTGTCCCCATTTATGACATTTTCCACCAATTTAAGTTCAGGTTTAGTGGATTATACACAGATTCATATGGAACATTGCTGTAGTTCAGTGGGTTGAAGACACTGTGTTTCAGTTATATGCCATAGTTTTGAGGCCTGATTTGTCTGTTCTTGTCTGCATTTGTCATAGGTTTAAGCATTTCCGTATTGCTCTAACTTTAATTTGCATATGTGTCATATCCAAGAAAACCTCAAAGTAAGTAAAGTTTATTCTTTTTCGTGTTATTATATAATGCTCGCTTCATTTCTTTTCGTGCCTATTTAATGTTTCCTGTAGGGACTTTGTAGATGGTAAGgctcactttctctttttcatcattgtctctctctctgtcacacccTAAGTGTATTGAAGTGTAAAGTAATGCATAGATTCTAACAGGATATCCTtgacataaacacactgaaCCACATACACTATACTGCTGCGTAATCAACATACTAAGCCCACTCACTTGAGGACAGCTTTCCCCTAAATAAGTATATACATATCATTGCCATTTGCATTGTCCTGTTAGTAACCTTAGTGCATTGTATTGCTGAATGATTCTTTTGTTATTCAACTGTACTTTTCCATAATACACTGTAGGTTATACAAATAGCCTCACAATGTTTAAAGCCCtagataaatactgtaaaatggtTTTGCATTTGACCACATcctattaaaattaaatctgcattttttgcagtaaacactgtttttatctgaggccttacacacacacacacacacacacacacacacacacacacacacacacacacacacgtacctGAGACTAACTCTAGTTTCTCAGCAGGGTCTCCTTCCTCATACAGTTTGGGATGACAACGGTTGCCTATTTGAGCGATGAGTTCTGTGGGCAGACATGTAAGATCTCGGCCTCGCATCCGACCCCGTGTTTCTGTGTGGTCCGGCAGAGCCTCAACACGCTCGCCAGCAGCTGGAGAGACACAATACTGTGGAATTAGAATAAAGCCACATCATATTTAGATACAGAGTAAATATTTTGTGCTGGTGAGCCTATAGTATAATCATTATTCAAACTCTAATCTgtaaaaatgcaacaataaatCTCAGCAGGGAAGAatgaacattttttattcttttgctgCATCTCTGTGTATAATGTTTTACCTGCAGCTCCCATGTTGAGCATGCTGTACATAGTATACATGTTGCAGATTTGCCTATACTGCTCTTCAGCACATTCGTCTgccccctcttcctcttcttcatcatcatggTAGCTAATAGGTGAGTCACTAGTATAGGTGCTTAGAGTGCCAGGGCTGGCGCCCTCTGACATGCCGAGACCAGCTGCAAAGCTCCCGTTGGTGCCTGTGCTCCCACTAGTCACTCCACTAGCCACCATGCCCGCCAGGCTCGTTGTGGTGGTACCCATAGTCATGGCCAGTCCGAGCGCCCCAGGGCTCTGGATGGCACTGCCTCGCACCGCCTCCTGAGAGTATCGGGCTGCTTTCCTGGCCCCTCCACCTCCCCCTGAACCTGCCCCACTTCCATCTCGGCTGCTGCCACCCTCCCAGAGTCGCTTGGCTACCGGAGTGCAGACCACCGAATAGGGAGTGGCTGCTTCAGGCTGGCTGGATAGCTGCTCGGTCTTCACTCGCGATACCAGAGGAAGCGGTGTCAGGGAGGAGGCAGGTCGCACTGTGCTGTTACTCGTCTGTGTTACAGGGCTCTGGGGCTCCGAAGGTGGGGCCTCCTCTGGATGAAGACCTTGGGAGTCACAACTGGGTGAAGAGACCTGAGAACAAATGTATACATCAAGTTGGTGTCAGCACACATCAATGAACCAATGGAAATGTACTGTTTTTTATGGTTCTGCCAAGTTGGTAGAGAATTAGTTTTAATGGCAAatcataaaagacaaattaaacttTAGCTGCCATATCAATACAATTGATGTCAGTGACATTcgttttttgcatttattggaTTTAATCATTAAAAATCATTCCTATTATTTTAGACAATAGGTCTGTGCTGTCTCCTCACTGAACATGTTTCTACTTGAAATTTTAACTTTACCTTGAGGAAAAACTCAGTGCCTTTTTCCATGATTTGTTGGATCTGCAGGAAGCCAGCAGTATACATGAGGAGAAACTGGTCCCCCACTGTCATGCTGAGCCGGCCTGTGTAGCAGAAAGTCAAAATCTGCTGGAAGCTCTGGGGCTGCACAGCTGGTGGGAGCTCTACTATGGTTGGGCTCATTTCATTGCTGCTACCACCTCCACTATTGCTGCCGCTGCTAAAAAGGTCCCGGAAATATGAACTGCTGGCAGCCAGAACGGCTCGATGagcctaaaacaaaaaaagagagagagataaagtcAGGATTCCTGTTAGAACTATAAAGTAATGCCgttttagaattatttttatttagataggtagatagatagacagatggATATAGATATATAGTTTAGATTTTCGGTATTTAACCTTACACaggttttaaataattcaaaataaaagaaaccacTTGTAATATCAACACAGGGTACAAGGCTGTTAGATAGAGCTGAGATAAAGCCAGAGATGAtcaggccaaaaaaaaaaagataacaaaataaataaaataaaggtcaAAGATGAAGCAACTGATATGAAGATGGAGTCAACAGAATAAGCAacaccattaaaataaaatcagccgTCACTGAGATGATATGAAACAGCTGCACATGACTGTtgccaaaagaaacaaaaccatcAGTTAACGTATGAAAATTACTATATTAAACAAGCATCTGCCAGAAACTAATTTTAGtgaatatttagatatttaggtTGTATGCCCTGCTATTCATTTACATGTGTTGTTTCATAAGCATATGCCTGTGAAAATACTTTTGTGGAGTTATCTTAGTGCTCCAAGAAGAAAACTCAAAGTGACACTTTGGGGGTCACTGTACTTTTTGTAAATACTATACACACAGTTTATAGTATTTGTAAAGACACAGAGAACAGAATAAAT includes these proteins:
- the nacc1a gene encoding nucleus accumbens associated 1, BEN and BTB (POZ) domain containing a isoform X1; translated protein: MTSASCLSSPSSGLCDQWLCVPQSPGILYRPRWLCYLRCAHTEWPYGARQTEGRERCVSSCEATLCINFPTRGPFSGVRRRTMAQTLQMAIPNFGNNVLECLNEQRLQGLYCDVSVVVKGHAFKAHRAVLAASSSYFRDLFSSGSNSGGGSSNEMSPTIVELPPAVQPQSFQQILTFCYTGRLSMTVGDQFLLMYTAGFLQIQQIMEKGTEFFLKVSSPSCDSQGLHPEEAPPSEPQSPVTQTSNSTVRPASSLTPLPLVSRVKTEQLSSQPEAATPYSVVCTPVAKRLWEGGSSRDGSGAGSGGGGGARKAARYSQEAVRGSAIQSPGALGLAMTMGTTTTSLAGMVASGVTSGSTGTNGSFAAGLGMSEGASPGTLSTYTSDSPISYHDDEEEEEGADECAEEQYRQICNMYTMYSMLNMGAAAAGERVEALPDHTETRGRMRGRDLTCLPTELIAQIGNRCHPKLYEEGDPAEKLELVSGTSVYISRAQLMNCHVSAGTRHKVLLRRLLAAFFDRNTLANSCGTGIRSSTNDPSRKPLDNRVLHAVKFYCQNFATSFKESEMNAIAADMCTNARRVVRKSWIPKLKLLMAESDAYSAFLPDGVKAEDDTLGADQGFDPASLDAAGGAGMDSGGSSGESLPGVGGDGGPLF
- the nacc1a gene encoding nucleus accumbens associated 1, BEN and BTB (POZ) domain containing a isoform X2: MAQTLQMAIPNFGNNVLECLNEQRLQGLYCDVSVVVKGHAFKAHRAVLAASSSYFRDLFSSGSNSGGGSSNEMSPTIVELPPAVQPQSFQQILTFCYTGRLSMTVGDQFLLMYTAGFLQIQQIMEKGTEFFLKVSSPSCDSQGLHPEEAPPSEPQSPVTQTSNSTVRPASSLTPLPLVSRVKTEQLSSQPEAATPYSVVCTPVAKRLWEGGSSRDGSGAGSGGGGGARKAARYSQEAVRGSAIQSPGALGLAMTMGTTTTSLAGMVASGVTSGSTGTNGSFAAGLGMSEGASPGTLSTYTSDSPISYHDDEEEEEGADECAEEQYRQICNMYTMYSMLNMGAAAAGERVEALPDHTETRGRMRGRDLTCLPTELIAQIGNRCHPKLYEEGDPAEKLELVSGTSVYISRAQLMNCHVSAGTRHKVLLRRLLAAFFDRNTLANSCGTGIRSSTNDPSRKPLDNRVLHAVKFYCQNFATSFKESEMNAIAADMCTNARRVVRKSWIPKLKLLMAESDAYSAFLPDGVKAEDDTLGADQGFDPASLDAAGGAGMDSGGSSGESLPGVGGDGGPLF